A window of the Microbacterium sp. AZCO genome harbors these coding sequences:
- a CDS encoding ATP-binding protein, which produces MTTDATESVLDDAWGHIPQTRETTAGLGSFTRRRIERAIGLAAGLGCLILGVQAFVLSFGPADETAMWHDILVAATFGPLALMLVACGIGRGVRAFAGLFAVAYLAALIVWPVATRGGTADPQTEPWIWYLVNVATVAGVLAFPLVLQIAWTALVPIVFGIVRLIQGGFASDFWIPVILDVSFALILGFILLTLAWLFRSVGVNVDGTRVRAVESYASAAAADAAEEERIAVAALMHDSVLAALIAGERAQTDRERTLAAAMAREALTRLANTEQDPEEGSDEPMDAAAIADAIERSAGELGVEIRAERVILGEHSAVPGRVARALMLAAMQAITNAVEHADGEGLTVSVRAVPDPVRMRIDVRDTGGGFAIDDVPDDRLGIRASIVARVAAVGGTAAITSGERGTTVRLEWREAGA; this is translated from the coding sequence GTGACGACTGACGCCACGGAGTCGGTTCTCGACGACGCCTGGGGGCACATCCCGCAGACGCGAGAGACCACGGCAGGCCTCGGATCGTTCACGCGCCGCCGCATCGAGCGGGCCATCGGCCTCGCTGCGGGACTCGGATGCCTCATCCTCGGCGTGCAGGCGTTCGTCCTGTCGTTCGGCCCCGCCGACGAGACCGCGATGTGGCACGACATCCTCGTCGCGGCGACGTTCGGGCCGCTCGCCCTCATGCTCGTCGCGTGCGGCATCGGCCGCGGTGTCCGGGCCTTCGCGGGGCTCTTCGCGGTCGCCTACCTCGCGGCCCTCATCGTGTGGCCCGTCGCGACGCGCGGCGGCACCGCCGACCCGCAGACCGAGCCGTGGATCTGGTACCTCGTCAACGTCGCGACCGTGGCGGGGGTGCTGGCCTTCCCGCTCGTCCTGCAGATCGCCTGGACGGCGCTCGTGCCGATCGTCTTCGGCATCGTGCGGCTCATCCAGGGCGGCTTCGCGAGCGACTTCTGGATCCCGGTGATCCTCGACGTCTCGTTCGCCCTCATCCTCGGATTCATCCTGCTGACGCTCGCGTGGCTGTTCCGCTCGGTCGGCGTCAACGTCGACGGCACCCGCGTGCGTGCCGTGGAGTCGTACGCCTCCGCCGCGGCGGCGGACGCGGCGGAGGAGGAGCGCATCGCGGTCGCCGCGCTCATGCACGACAGCGTGCTGGCGGCCCTCATCGCGGGGGAGCGCGCGCAGACCGACCGCGAGCGCACCCTCGCCGCCGCGATGGCGCGCGAAGCCCTCACGCGTCTGGCCAACACGGAGCAGGATCCCGAGGAGGGAAGCGACGAGCCGATGGATGCCGCCGCCATCGCCGACGCGATCGAGCGGTCTGCCGGCGAGCTCGGCGTCGAGATCCGTGCCGAGCGCGTCATCCTGGGTGAGCACTCGGCTGTTCCCGGCCGCGTCGCCCGTGCGCTCATGCTCGCCGCGATGCAGGCGATCACCAACGCCGTCGAGCACGCCGACGGCGAGGGGCTGACCGTCTCGGTGCGCGCCGTGCCGGATCCCGTCCGCATGCGCATCGACGTGCGCGACACGGGTGGCGGCTTCGCGATCGACGACGTGCCGGACGACCGGCTCGGCATCCGCGCGTCGATCGTCGCCCGTGTCGCGGCCGTCGGCGGCACGGCCGCCATCACCTCGGGTGAGCGCGGCACGACGGTGCGGCTCGAGTGGCGGGAGGCCGGCGCGTGA
- a CDS encoding Maf family protein: MRVLLASTSPARLMLLRQAGVEPQTTAPDVDEEAVIAAVESAEGRTLAPDEHVLLLARRKAADVAARWAEDDPAFDGIVIGGDSMFELDGEVLGKPYTPEAATARWRAMRGRTGVLHSGHSVYRLRPGAEPVEAHAVAQASVSFAADVTDAEIQAYVATGEPLHVAGAFTIDSLGGPFIERVEGDPSTVVGMSLSTLRRLVRELGVEWPELWSRS, encoded by the coding sequence ATGCGCGTGCTCCTGGCCTCGACGTCACCCGCCCGCCTCATGCTGCTGCGCCAGGCCGGCGTCGAGCCGCAGACGACGGCACCCGATGTCGACGAGGAGGCGGTCATCGCGGCGGTCGAGTCGGCCGAGGGCCGCACCCTCGCGCCGGACGAGCACGTGCTCCTGCTCGCGCGCCGCAAGGCGGCGGACGTCGCCGCGCGCTGGGCGGAGGACGACCCCGCGTTCGACGGCATCGTCATCGGCGGCGACTCGATGTTCGAGCTCGACGGCGAGGTGCTCGGCAAGCCCTACACGCCCGAGGCCGCGACGGCGCGGTGGCGGGCGATGCGCGGGCGGACGGGCGTGCTCCACTCCGGCCACTCGGTCTACCGACTGCGGCCCGGGGCCGAACCCGTCGAAGCCCACGCGGTCGCGCAGGCGTCCGTCAGCTTCGCGGCGGATGTGACGGATGCCGAGATCCAGGCCTACGTCGCGACGGGCGAGCCCCTCCATGTCGCGGGCGCCTTCACGATCGACAGCCTCGGCGGCCCCTTCATCGAGCGGGTCGAGGGCGATCCGTCGACGGTGGTCGGGATGTCGCTGTCGACCCTTCGTCGACTTGTGCGCGAGCTCGGTGTGGAGTGGCCCGAACTGTGGAGTCGCTCGTAG
- a CDS encoding TRAM domain-containing protein, which translates to MEDGLIDLDVTGVAHGGVFVGRHEGRVVFVPDAIPGERVRVRLTDTAKGSFWRGEALEILDASPHRRPHVWRQADIDVAPDHRPGGADFGHIDLAHQRELKLRVAQDALERIGRLKLPVTIEPALADDRAGQETPDGTGWRTRVSLHVDEEGRIGPFAARSHHVIPVDDHPLATPEVARAAAELSSGKPGRIDLIQPADGRVRVIPKPEAPRGPRRGAPRQRHHGKDPGREVVVERAGGRDFRVDAGGFWQVHRLAAHTLSTVVADQLRGTVDPDGWHLDLYGGVGLFAATIADLGGARVTSVESDPRATEHAGANLADWVGARAETGRVDRWIGRLRDEASLTQRERLSRGVVVLDPPRSGAGREVVEGVAALAPATVVYVACDPVALARDLATFRAHGYEAEGVAAFDLFPNSHHVEAVTTLTRVGVAR; encoded by the coding sequence ATGGAAGACGGCCTCATCGACCTCGACGTCACGGGCGTCGCGCACGGCGGCGTCTTCGTCGGCCGACACGAGGGGCGCGTCGTGTTCGTGCCCGACGCGATCCCCGGCGAGCGGGTTCGCGTGCGCCTCACCGATACCGCCAAGGGGTCGTTCTGGCGCGGTGAGGCTCTCGAGATCCTGGATGCCTCTCCTCACCGGCGCCCGCACGTGTGGCGTCAGGCTGACATCGACGTGGCTCCCGACCACCGCCCGGGCGGCGCCGACTTCGGCCACATCGACCTCGCGCACCAGCGCGAGCTCAAGCTCCGGGTCGCGCAGGATGCCCTCGAGCGCATCGGCCGTCTCAAGCTCCCCGTCACGATCGAGCCCGCGCTCGCCGACGACCGGGCGGGCCAGGAGACCCCCGACGGCACCGGCTGGCGCACGCGCGTGAGCCTGCACGTCGACGAGGAGGGGCGGATCGGCCCGTTCGCCGCGCGGAGTCACCATGTCATCCCCGTCGACGACCACCCGCTGGCCACCCCCGAGGTCGCGCGCGCGGCGGCCGAGCTCTCGTCCGGCAAGCCCGGACGCATCGACCTCATCCAGCCCGCGGACGGGCGGGTGCGGGTCATCCCGAAGCCCGAGGCCCCGCGCGGCCCCCGTCGGGGAGCGCCGCGGCAGCGCCACCATGGCAAGGACCCGGGCCGCGAGGTCGTCGTGGAACGCGCGGGAGGCCGGGACTTCCGCGTCGACGCGGGCGGCTTCTGGCAGGTGCATCGCCTCGCCGCGCACACGCTCTCGACCGTGGTGGCGGATCAGCTTCGTGGCACGGTCGACCCCGACGGCTGGCACCTCGACCTCTACGGCGGTGTGGGCCTGTTCGCCGCGACGATCGCGGACCTCGGCGGCGCGCGGGTGACCTCCGTCGAGTCCGACCCCCGAGCGACCGAGCACGCGGGCGCCAACCTCGCGGACTGGGTCGGCGCCCGTGCCGAGACGGGGCGGGTCGACCGGTGGATCGGGCGACTGCGCGACGAGGCATCCCTCACCCAGCGCGAGCGTCTGTCGCGCGGGGTCGTCGTCCTCGATCCGCCGCGGTCCGGCGCCGGCCGAGAGGTGGTCGAGGGGGTCGCGGCGCTCGCGCCGGCGACCGTCGTCTACGTCGCCTGCGACCCCGTCGCCCTCGCCCGGGACCTCGCCACCTTCCGTGCGCACGGCTACGAGGCCGAGGGTGTCGCGGCGTTCGACCTCTTCCCCAACTCGCACCATGTCGAAGCCGTCACGACCCTGACCCGCGTCGGCGTCGCGCGCTAG
- a CDS encoding acyl-CoA carboxylase subunit epsilon, translating to MTGDTAADDGITIDVLRGAPTDVELAALMAVVSEAYVEEASDAVADDSRRSAWELSQRALREPLRRDLGWGRGGMRG from the coding sequence GTGACGGGCGACACCGCCGCTGACGACGGCATCACGATCGACGTCCTGCGCGGAGCTCCGACCGATGTGGAGCTCGCGGCGCTCATGGCCGTCGTCAGCGAGGCCTACGTCGAGGAGGCCTCCGACGCCGTCGCCGACGACTCGCGCCGCTCGGCGTGGGAGCTGTCGCAGCGCGCTCTCCGCGAGCCGCTGCGCCGTGACCTCGGGTGGGGCCGCGGGGGCATGAGGGGCTGA
- a CDS encoding response regulator transcription factor, with protein sequence MTRVALIDDHESVRLGLEAACARGGTEAVVFSGSTVGAYLDWRSFSAAPPADVVVLDLTLGDGTTVTENVRRLTSDGSSVIIHSVADRPAAVREALAAGAAGVVSKASPIGDVIAAIRTVARGEPLNNVEWASAVEGDREFADAQLSVREREVLRLYAAGLPLKVVADRLGVAYSTAKENITRVRVKYVEVGRPAPTKVDLLRRAMEDGILSQTPGGSAGDD encoded by the coding sequence ATGACGCGCGTCGCCCTCATCGACGACCACGAGTCCGTGCGGCTCGGCCTCGAGGCCGCGTGCGCGCGCGGCGGCACCGAGGCCGTCGTGTTCTCGGGCAGCACCGTCGGGGCCTACCTCGATTGGCGCTCGTTCAGCGCCGCCCCGCCGGCCGATGTCGTCGTGCTCGACCTCACGCTCGGGGACGGCACGACCGTCACCGAGAACGTGCGGCGGCTGACGTCCGACGGCTCGAGCGTCATCATCCACAGCGTCGCCGACCGGCCCGCTGCCGTGCGCGAGGCTCTCGCCGCCGGTGCGGCGGGGGTCGTCAGCAAGGCCTCGCCCATCGGCGACGTCATCGCCGCCATCCGCACCGTCGCGCGCGGCGAGCCGCTCAACAACGTCGAGTGGGCGAGCGCCGTCGAGGGCGACCGCGAGTTCGCCGACGCGCAGCTCTCAGTGCGCGAGCGTGAGGTGCTGCGGCTCTACGCCGCGGGGCTCCCGCTCAAGGTCGTCGCCGACCGCCTGGGCGTCGCGTACTCGACGGCCAAGGAGAACATCACGCGCGTGCGCGTCAAATACGTCGAGGTCGGCCGGCCGGCGCCGACGAAGGTCGACCTCCTGCGTCGCGCGATGGAGGACGGCATCCTGTCGCAGACTCCGGGAGGCAGCGCGGGTGACGACTGA
- a CDS encoding acyl-CoA carboxylase subunit beta: protein MESVTDTPDLSTTAGKIADLRARYQEAVLDAEEAARGKQHAKGKQTARERIEQLVDTGSFVEFDEYVRHRTTAFGMDKSRPYGDSVVTGVGTIHGRTVAVYAQDFSTFGGSLGEAAGEKIIKIMELALRNGMPCVGMLDSGGARIQEGVIALGKYGEIFRLNTAASGVIPQISIVMGPAAGGAVYSPALTDFVVMVDKTSQMFVTGPDVIKTVTGEDVGMEELGGGYTHNTRSGVAHYLAEDEEDALDYVRTLLGFLPDNNMAELPVYESGFEWETTDADRTLNTIIPDSPNQPYDIHTVISHIVDAGDFLEVQPLFAPNIVIGFGRVEGRTVGIIANQPSQMAGTLNIEAGEKASRFVRFCDAFSVPIVTLVDVPGYLPGTDQEWTGVIRRGAKLLYAYAEATVPLVTVILRKAYGGAYIVMGSKQLGADVNLAWPTAEIAVMGGQGAVNILYRGEIKRAEEAGEDVAAVRTRLANEYTYNVASPFLAAERGELDGIIEPAQTRVSIAKALRALRGKRASLPPKKHGNIPL from the coding sequence GTGGAATCCGTGACTGACACGCCCGACCTGTCCACGACCGCCGGCAAGATCGCGGATCTGCGCGCCCGCTACCAGGAGGCCGTCCTCGACGCCGAGGAGGCGGCCCGCGGAAAGCAGCACGCGAAGGGCAAGCAGACGGCGCGCGAGCGCATCGAGCAGCTCGTCGACACGGGCTCGTTCGTCGAGTTCGACGAGTACGTCCGCCACCGCACGACCGCCTTCGGGATGGACAAGTCGCGCCCGTACGGCGACTCGGTCGTGACGGGCGTCGGCACGATCCACGGCCGCACGGTGGCCGTCTACGCGCAGGACTTCTCGACGTTCGGCGGGTCGCTGGGCGAGGCGGCCGGCGAGAAGATCATCAAGATCATGGAGCTCGCGCTCCGCAACGGCATGCCGTGCGTCGGGATGCTGGACTCGGGCGGCGCCCGCATCCAGGAGGGCGTGATCGCCCTCGGCAAGTACGGCGAGATCTTCCGCCTCAACACCGCGGCCTCCGGCGTCATCCCGCAGATCTCGATCGTCATGGGTCCCGCCGCGGGCGGTGCCGTCTACTCCCCCGCCCTGACCGACTTCGTCGTCATGGTCGACAAGACGAGCCAGATGTTCGTCACCGGCCCCGACGTCATCAAGACGGTGACGGGCGAGGACGTCGGCATGGAGGAGCTGGGCGGCGGCTACACGCACAACACCCGCTCGGGCGTCGCGCACTATCTCGCCGAGGACGAGGAGGACGCGCTCGACTACGTGCGCACGCTCCTCGGCTTCCTCCCCGACAACAACATGGCCGAGCTGCCGGTCTACGAGTCGGGATTCGAGTGGGAGACGACGGATGCCGATCGCACCCTGAACACGATCATCCCCGACTCGCCCAACCAGCCGTACGACATCCACACGGTCATCTCGCACATCGTCGACGCGGGCGACTTCCTCGAGGTTCAGCCGCTCTTCGCGCCGAACATCGTGATCGGCTTCGGCCGGGTCGAAGGCCGCACCGTCGGCATCATCGCCAACCAGCCCTCGCAGATGGCCGGCACGCTCAACATCGAGGCGGGCGAGAAGGCGAGCCGCTTCGTGCGCTTCTGCGACGCCTTCTCGGTGCCGATCGTGACCCTCGTCGACGTTCCCGGCTACCTGCCCGGCACCGACCAGGAATGGACGGGTGTCATCCGGCGCGGCGCGAAGCTCCTCTACGCCTACGCCGAGGCGACGGTGCCGCTCGTCACCGTGATCCTGCGCAAGGCTTACGGCGGCGCGTACATCGTCATGGGCTCGAAGCAGCTCGGCGCCGACGTGAACCTCGCGTGGCCGACGGCAGAGATCGCCGTCATGGGCGGCCAGGGCGCCGTCAACATCCTCTACCGCGGCGAGATCAAGCGCGCGGAGGAGGCGGGCGAAGACGTCGCTGCGGTGCGCACGCGCCTCGCCAACGAGTACACGTACAACGTCGCCTCGCCGTTCCTCGCGGCCGAGCGCGGCGAGCTCGACGGCATCATCGAGCCGGCGCAGACGCGCGTCTCGATCGCCAAGGCGCTGCGGGCGCTCCGGGGCAAGCGCGCGAGCCTCCCGCCCAAGAAGCACGGGAACATCCCGCTGTGA